Proteins encoded in a region of the Podarcis muralis chromosome 2, rPodMur119.hap1.1, whole genome shotgun sequence genome:
- the APEH gene encoding acylamino-acid-releasing enzyme gives MEPQLLNDAEEIAALYRELSQFPSLSSASIGPEVTTQYGGKYCNVYTEWSQRDLERAENIKFCHQYLIFHDSHSIVYSSPSGNCTEIKGELLSRDSPSGAQKAVLRKTSNTKGEEKQFLEVWEKNRKVKSIELTALEKHGQVYEDDQFGCLAWSHSETHLLYVAEKKRPKAESFFKPKAPELSSEEELAKTERRDKAIKGEQFVFYEDWGETLVAKSTPVLCVLDIESNNVSVLESVPEHISPGQAFWAPGDTGVVFTGWWHEPFRLGLRYCTNRRSAIFYVDLTGGRCELLSDDNKAIWSPRLSPDQCRIVYLENPASGPHQQCSRLCMYDWYTKLTSVVVEIVPRQSQGDFTGIYSTALSEHCWAADSQRVVLDTIQRSRQELIVVDTVSGSVCSLTKGSRLGSWALLTVDRDLLVARFSTPNCPPMLMVAFLPPAGKEAEVNWVCLEEASPIQEISWDVRTLQPPPEQDNPQYAGLSFEAILLRPTQEPKKAKFPLVVSPHGGPHSVFTTSWMLYPALLCRMGFAVLLVNYRGSLGFGQDSVDSLPGKVGSQDVKDVQFCVEQVLHEELTDPQRVAVFGGSHGGFLSCHLIGQYPGTYKACVARNPVVNVASMVGSTDIPDWCLTEAGLPYDQTALPDPRQGAEMLLCSPMQYVDKVQTPVLLMIGEEDRRVPPKQGLEYYRALKAKGVPTRMLLYPGNNHSLSGVEAEADGFMNIALWLIQHLK, from the exons AGTGGTCTCAGCGAGACTTGGAAAGAGCTGAAAATATAAAATTCTGCCATCAGTACCTCATCTTCCATGACAGCCACTCCATCGTGTACTCAAGCCCCTCTGGCAATTGCACGGAAATCAAGGGAGA GCTGCTCAGTCGGGACTCTCCCAGTGGAGCACAGAAAGCCGTTCTACGAAAGACTAGCAACACCAAAGGCGAAGAGAAACAGTTCCTAGAG GTGTGGGAAAAGAACCGCAAGGTGAAGAGCATCGAATTGACAGCCCTGGAGAAGCATGGCCAAGTGTATGAGGACG ACCAATTTGGCTGCTTGGCCTGGTCACACTCCGAGACGCACCTTCTCTACGTGGCGGAGAAGAAGCGCCCCAAGGCTGAGTCGTTCTTTAAGCCAAAAGCCCCTGAGCTGAGCAGCGAAGAGGAGCTGGCCAAGACAGAGCGACGAGATAAAGCCATTAAG GGAGAGCAGTTTGTGTTCTACGAAGACTGGGGGGAGACCCTGGTGGCTAAAAGCACCCCTGTGCTGTGTGTATTGGACATTGAGAGCAACAACGTTTCGGTCCTGGAGAGTGTTCCAGAGCACATCTCCCCTGGGCAG GCCTTCTGGGCTCCAGGCGACACTGGGGTGGTGTTCACAGGCTGGTGGCACGAGCCCTTCCGCCTGGGGCTGAGGTACTGCACCAATCGTAG GTCAGCTATCTTCTATGTGGACCTGACAGGTGGTCGTTGTG AGCTGTTATCAGACGACAACAAAGCCATTTGGTCTCCACGCCTGAGCCCAGACCAATGTCGCATTGTGTACCTGGAGAACCCGGCTTCTGGGCCTCACCAACAGTGCAGCCGTCTCTGCATG tacgaCTGGTACACAAAGCTCACTTCCGTCGTGGTGGAGATTGTGCCTCGGCAGAGCCAAG GTGACTTCACTGGGATCTATAGCACAGCACTGTCAGAGCACTGCTGGGCAGCAGACAGCCAGAGGGTTGTGCTGGACACAATTCAACGTAGCAGGCAG GAGCTGATTGTAGTTGATACAGTGTCAGGCAGTGTGTGCTCTCTGACCAAGG GTTCCCGTCTTGGAAGCTGGGCCCTGCTCACTGTCGACCGAGATCTGCTGGTGGCCAGATTCTCCACTCCAAACTGCCCTCCCATGCTT ATGGTGGCCTTCCTGCCTCCTGCTGGCAAGGAAGCTGAAGTTAACTGGGTGTGCCTGGAAGAAGCCAGCCCAATTCAAGAAATCTCTTGGGATGTTCGTACCCTGCAGCCTCCTCCAGAACAGGACAACCCCCAGTATG CGGGCCTCAGTTTTGAAGCCATCCTACTGCGGCCCACTCAGGAGCCAAAGAAGGCCAAGTTTCCATTAGTGGTGTCACCTCATG GAGGCCCACACTCAGTCTTCACCACCAGCTGGATGCTGTACCCAGCACTCCTCTGTCGGATGGGTTTTGCTGTGCTGCTGG TGAATTACCGAGGATCACTAGGCTTTGGCCAGGACAGTGTGGACTCCCTTCCAGGGAAAGTGGGCAGTCAGGATGTCAAGGATGTGCAG TTCTGTGTGGAACAGGTGCTACATGAGGAACTGACGGATCCACAGAGAGTGGCCGTGTTTGGTGGCTCCCATGGAGGCTTCCTATCCTGCCATCTCATCGGCCAATACCCTGGCACCTACAAGGCTTGTGTGGCCAGGAATCCCGTGGTCAACGTggcctccatggttggaagcaCTGACATCCCTGACTG GTGCCTGACGGAGGCTGGCTTACCGTATGACCAGACTGCCCTCCCAGATCCCAGGCAAGGGGCAGAGATGCTGCTTTGTTCACCTATGCAATACGTTGACAAG GTTCAGACACCTGTTCTTTTAATGATAGGAGAGGAAGATAGACGTGTACCCCCCAAGCAAGGCTTGGAGTATTACCGTGCTCTCAAGGCCAAGGGTGTCCCAACCCG GATGCTGCTTTATCCGGGCAATAACCATTCGCTCTCTGGTGTGGAGGCCGAGGCAGACGGTTTCATGAATATTGCACTCTGGCTGATCCAGCACCTGAAATGA